DNA sequence from the Littorina saxatilis isolate snail1 linkage group LG9, US_GU_Lsax_2.0, whole genome shotgun sequence genome:
cataaaaacaccgcaAAAAATGGtatagattaaaattaaatcaaattaatTTTCATAGGCAATATTcgctgcatcgctgtagttatgcaaacatgattcaagtcagtctcttttcacgaactaaccgtcgttatttttgtgtgttttaatcaaatacaaatacatactgaatacatggttcgttaagcctgagaaaatattCAGGAATTAATCGtttaacgaaatagttcccggttaaatcggtaactaaggcatttagtcaatttggtgCCGTCCCAGCACATCGAAACTGAAATAGGTTGTCAATAACACGGAGCTAAGAAGTTatcatgtaaggaaaactgtaaaatacagcaacttaaacCAGATTCTTGTGACCAAGCTGActttaaagaatcttgatcgatcgatgattttcttatttcttttcagttgcttctttcttgttcagaaagctctctctctctctctctctctctctctctctctctctctctctctctctctctctctctctctctctctctctctctcttattatggcaagattccgaggtggaataacagaactatttgtgcacgttaatcgatataagagatacgatgcggatatgttgttatgcccattgtgcagggaaagtaaggaagatgagttttattttgtgctttgttgccccgcacttcgtgatttgcgatgccagtttattcctgctaagttttatagaaacccaagtttgcacaagttttctatgcttttggcatctgtgaatgaaggtattgttcgaaagttgtcagcttatgtgtacaaagcatttcggctacgtagtgttgttatgtcttagttcatgtaagcctacggtatattttatttgaaatgtaatgtcttagtagttcgtgtatgatttatttcatttgatgtgtgtgtaaatgtcatGTCATTGTATAAATGTTCACCCCCGTCATAAGGGGCTACggcctaaatgagtaaacaatccaatccaatccaatctctctctctctctctctctctctctctctctctctctctctctctctctctctctctctctctctctctctctctctctctctgtctaccctCTGGACTGGTTTGAGGCTGTAGTGTGtatacagtgtgtgttttcactgTTCCGGTAGAATAGATctacacgcagttcgacgcaacaacttttactgattttccaacatttaacgagagaaaaCTGAATTGAAGAAACAATCCTCACCTGCTCTCTTCCTCGGGAAATTTGAACATCCCGAAGCCTTTGGCATGTGCGTTTGAGCaattgattctttctttatttggtgtttaacgtcgttttcaaccacgaagggttatatcgcgacgggtttgagcaattgatggccgAACACCATGCCCCACTGCGTTTTCGCGTTGGCGCGGCCATGCTTGTGCAGCACGATATCACTACTGCTGTGAAAAGAGAAAGTAGGTTTTTCcatgtttccgcgtggtggcgccactGGGCATCCGGTCTCACTTTTCAGCACCGCATggagcgtctctgtatactctacagtctctggctCAGCTTCAACAATAAAAAGGCCACCGACTTCGGTTCTCTCTACAACTCTGCACAGAGTACATGGACCATCCCCACGACTGGTAGCTACATCGTGTCTATGCGAGGAGACCCTGGTGTCAAGACCCTGAGGGTATATAAAGATTAGTTTTGTTCCAAATTACCATTGTCCCGACTACGagcaactgtgtgtgtgtgtgtgtgtgtgtatgtgtgtgtgtgagtgtgtgtgtgtgtgtgtgtgtgtgtgtatgtgtgtatatatgtgtgtgtatatgtgtgtgtatgtgtgtgtgtgaaggtgtgtgtgtgtatgtgtgtgtgtgtatgtgtgtgtgtgtatgtgtgtgtgcgtatgtgtgtgtgtgtgtgtgtatgtgtttatggtgGGATACCTCGACTCCCGCGTGAAATTTTGGGCTTTTCTTCGACATTAAATTTTACTTCGACGTCCAAATAAAACATGTCTTCAAAATCACCCAAAAATAACTATGGAGGCTTGAAATAAGGttaaatacatataaataatttaattttaccttatttttacaatttagcAAAATGTCAAGATAAAACACACTTTtagttactttttgtgttttgtgtatgtccGGATTTAACACCAGTAACaatccctgttcacacacactttttttcgcAGTTTAACACGatattagtttttttttttttttttttaatcattgtacacactgcaaaaaaaaaaaaaaaaaaaaaaaaaaaaaaaaaaaaaaaattaaaaaatttgtacactatataaaaaaaaaattaaaaaatttaattattgtacacactgccaaaaaaaaaaaaaaaaaaaaaaaatttgtagaaaaaaaataaatgaaaaataaaaaaaataaaaatgaaggatatcaaaaaagaataaaaatcgATGGTTAAATTTGTGCACAAGTTTACAACACGTAACCCTGGCCCCATTttgaatttctttctttctttatttggtgtttaacgtcgttttcaaccacgaaggttatatggcgacgagggaaagggggggagatgggataggggaaaggggggagatgggatagagccacttgttaagtgtttcttgttcacaaaagcaccaatcaaaaaattgctccaggggcttgcaacgtagtactatatatgaccttactgggagaatgcaagtttccagtacaaaggaccaaacatttcttacatactgcctgACCAAAATCCTCACAAACACTGACCAcactctatacaagaaccacttaacaagggtaaaaggagaaagagaatccgttagtcgcctcatacgacatgcggggtgcagagaaataaggatgtggaaaagaagacttttggtaagtgaaataaaggtgatggatccagtcaggtagaaataagacaacaagaaaagaattggaaaactgcagggaaaagtagggagagttttcttggaaggaaatataggtgaaaggactggtaaggcagaaataagacaaaagaagagaagaaacagaaccgttagtcgcctcttacgacatgctgggtagcatcgggtaaattctttctagtcccaaccaatatgggactccccctaacccgcggggggtccatTTTGAATTATGGTACGAAGAAAGGTAAACATTATGACACTCGTTGCAAATGAAAAATATGGTTAAATCTAATGATTTTTGTCCTGTTATATGTTCAGTGCGTGTTACATCAAATAAATATTGTAAGGCctccaaaaaaaaatatataaataaaaaaaatttaaaagctAGACTTTGAATTCAAACTAatattttttgtcatttttttgtttcctgacacatatttgattttttactaaaggcacagtgcagctcacagccttcgttttgcatttttgttgcagctgagtgcatttacagttcaaaaatcctcctatggtggtaaaacaaacccaaaactacttttcgacgacatctgtgatgctcgacagtttcttgttcacgcgagtgcataaattaacctaattattacatggtgtttggtcggagttcgattcaactgagtgattccggcctccattttgttttacacaaactcatgatgatgtctgacatagtttgctagtgacgtgtcttttagtgcatgatgtggtgatctacctgatctaaatttagataaaaaaataggtcaagaccagccgggtccgagtacgaaattaattcgcaaacaaaatcgcagttcttgactctttgggtgcaagtcaatgaaacttggtagttcttctaacggacagctgcctgaggtatgactaagagccccaggggctccgtgcacctgaatttgacaagttcagtacctttaagcttTGTAACAACAGTTAGGTTTAGTAAACCAAGATAACATTTTATATGATAAAAGCAGCATGCGACATTctctttgttgttgctgtatgttgttgttgatatttttTTGTTCATTGTGGTGGATTGGGATGAGTGTTTTAAAAGAGGCCAACCTGAGGTTCTGCATTTATGTGCTTGGGACCTTAATTCACAAAAATACTTTCTTAGAACTGCCAAAGAAAATAAATTTGATGTTGTGGTGAGAGaggttgttgtttattttgtcatcCATTTTCCTTCAAAtatcatacatatatatacatgtatcaccACTCTGCCACTATGAGTATGATTTGATGGTTTTGTGTTTACCCGACACCAAAAATGTGAGTAACCTgtacttttgttttgaaaaccaCAATTGCCTTTCATATGACAACACATTGCCTGTGtctgctacagtggaacaccctctTTAGACTTTATTTTGGAAAATAAGATCATAGAATTTCTCAGGGCATATACATGTTCAGACATTGTCGACAAGGAAATCTGAACAA
Encoded proteins:
- the LOC138976241 gene encoding uncharacterized protein translates to MAEHHAPLRFRVGAAMLVQHDITTAVKRESRFFHVSAWWRHWASGLTFQHRMERLCILYSLWLSFNNKKATDFGSLYNSAQSTWTIPTTGSYIVSMRGDPGVKTLRVNLYKNNRYLVALFYKHRTKSGQARVFQFTKGDTLWMNNDFGSNVGKETFMSIALLWVAPE